A window of the Pelagicoccus albus genome harbors these coding sequences:
- a CDS encoding type II secretion system protein: MRFKRKGKFSAAFTLVEVMVTLTVSGIVLGASMTFLVSASNFAAYNEGKLLVNKDIRKFTSQLSDYATYSNLFVIYKSFTDRTVVDDGGSGDFLVLGFVDENDPNLYTQIIGFYRSATTDEEGPVRKFSISYNTPQDSLIADLLPAESTFSDHEEIVELSRGLSDGHLFHNYFGRSVTVQGQILHQGSTLNRATNTYNFTISPRG; encoded by the coding sequence ATGAGATTCAAGAGAAAGGGTAAGTTTTCGGCTGCGTTCACCTTGGTGGAGGTGATGGTAACGCTCACGGTTTCCGGAATCGTGCTTGGAGCGTCCATGACCTTTCTCGTTTCCGCATCAAATTTTGCGGCCTACAACGAGGGCAAGCTGCTGGTAAACAAAGATATAAGAAAATTCACCAGTCAACTGAGCGATTACGCGACCTACTCCAACCTTTTTGTGATCTACAAGTCATTTACGGATCGCACTGTGGTCGACGACGGCGGATCCGGAGATTTCCTCGTCCTCGGTTTCGTGGACGAAAACGACCCGAACTTGTACACGCAAATCATCGGATTCTATCGCTCAGCCACAACAGATGAGGAAGGCCCCGTTCGCAAGTTCAGCATCAGTTACAACACGCCCCAGGATTCGCTGATCGCGGACCTCTTACCAGCAGAATCAACTTTCTCTGACCACGAGGAGATCGTGGAGCTATCCAGAGGGCTTAGCGACGGGCACTTGTTCCATAACTACTTCGGGCGAAGCGTAACCGTACAAGGCCAGATCCTCCACCAGGGCAGTACCCTAAACAGGGCGACCAATACGTATAATTTCACTATATCCCCAAGGGGTTAG
- a CDS encoding isochorismate synthase, producing the protein MDTIQLDPAKAKSFETLHAFLQACLVKAMERGKPQLVSIAAESSLLDPLAVLESIYEDQQQHFYIEKKRDDLAIAGAEAAISYSPSGASRFKSAKAWIEETLENAIAVGDPSLPFFGPHFFCGFSFFDEVSSKVPFPSSSLFVPRWQVVSTKGRCVAIANATIGLGDDVEAVAKRIWNANTKFRSFDYSEEECSSKKDGIRILETKERGGDDAFQVAVGNALKQIKVGEFEKIVLARALELKADQPFHPLEILNTLRERYEDCFAFSIANGKGQSFIGASPERLVSVFKGRVNVDALAGTAPRGKTASEDARFGAGLLDSEKDRREHRIVYDSICRRLESLDLSVESLCCPSLKKLQNVQHLFVDVEAELADGIHLLDLVAELHPTPAVGGTPREAAVPRIQEHERFERGLYAGPIGWINSKGEGEFLVGIRSALVDGENACLYAGVGVVEGSVPEREHLETNLKFQALKENLL; encoded by the coding sequence GTGGATACTATCCAGCTAGATCCCGCTAAAGCCAAGAGCTTCGAAACCCTGCATGCCTTTTTGCAGGCTTGCCTTGTCAAGGCGATGGAGCGCGGAAAACCGCAACTTGTCAGCATTGCAGCGGAGTCTAGCTTGCTTGATCCCTTGGCTGTGCTGGAGTCGATCTACGAAGATCAGCAACAGCATTTCTACATTGAAAAAAAACGCGACGACTTGGCGATCGCTGGTGCAGAGGCAGCGATAAGCTACTCGCCTTCGGGGGCTTCCCGTTTTAAATCAGCGAAGGCGTGGATTGAAGAGACTCTGGAAAACGCTATCGCAGTGGGCGATCCCAGCTTACCTTTTTTTGGACCTCACTTCTTTTGCGGATTCAGCTTTTTTGATGAAGTCTCGAGTAAGGTGCCTTTTCCCTCTTCCTCGCTTTTTGTTCCCCGCTGGCAGGTTGTATCTACGAAAGGCCGATGCGTTGCCATCGCTAACGCGACGATAGGTTTGGGTGACGATGTTGAAGCTGTTGCCAAGCGTATCTGGAATGCGAATACTAAGTTTAGGTCTTTTGATTACTCGGAGGAGGAATGCTCGTCAAAAAAAGATGGCATTCGCATTCTGGAGACAAAAGAACGTGGCGGTGACGATGCATTTCAGGTCGCGGTTGGAAATGCGTTGAAGCAAATCAAAGTTGGCGAATTCGAGAAAATCGTCTTAGCTCGGGCTCTTGAGCTAAAGGCAGATCAGCCCTTTCATCCGCTCGAAATTTTGAATACGCTCCGCGAAAGATACGAAGATTGCTTCGCATTCTCGATCGCTAATGGCAAGGGGCAGAGTTTCATAGGAGCGAGTCCTGAACGGTTGGTTTCGGTTTTTAAAGGGCGGGTTAATGTCGATGCTCTCGCGGGAACCGCGCCTCGTGGTAAGACCGCTTCGGAAGATGCGAGATTTGGGGCGGGCTTATTGGATAGCGAGAAGGACCGTCGGGAGCACCGCATTGTTTATGATTCGATTTGCAGGAGACTTGAAAGCCTTGACCTTTCGGTGGAAAGTCTTTGCTGCCCGAGTTTGAAGAAACTGCAGAATGTGCAGCACTTGTTTGTAGATGTGGAAGCCGAGCTGGCGGATGGTATCCATTTGTTGGACCTCGTAGCGGAATTGCACCCGACTCCGGCTGTGGGCGGAACTCCGCGGGAAGCGGCGGTTCCACGTATTCAGGAACACGAGCGTTTCGAACGAGGACTTTACGCCGGTCCGATTGGTTGGATAAATTCAAAGGGCGAGGGTGAGTTTCTAGTCGGAATCCGATCAGCCCTTGTGGATGGAGAGAATGCCTGTCTCTATGCGGGAGTGGGCGTGGTGGAAGGTTCCGTACCGGAGCGTGAACACCTCGAGACTAATCTGAAATTTCAAGCCCTCAAGGAGAACCTCCTCTAG
- a CDS encoding Ppx/GppA phosphatase family protein: MATHSSSPTVGVIDVGSNTIKLLIAKAGDNTPAEKVDFIVEETRIGEGMTGHPPIIDEDAIQRGAAAITRLVKAAEGCDSTCIVATSAVRDASNKQEFVNAVEKACGHELRILSGDEEAEFIGDALKCDPALTKLESYSLLDLGGGSLECIQFLNSQLQAAESLRLGSVRLASLLVKDREQPLSSDCQKRISDYVRERWLASKFQARSSPSEIAVLTGGAAKHLASSLSERQIEEGIFLEEFKRMGAHLCSLTAKGRVEEYRIPPSRSDIFPTAMVTLAASLEYLGCELLYFSEFNLRFGVASKLLHG, from the coding sequence ATGGCTACGCACTCTAGCTCGCCCACCGTTGGAGTCATTGATGTGGGCTCCAATACCATAAAGCTTCTGATAGCTAAAGCTGGCGACAACACGCCCGCAGAGAAAGTAGATTTCATCGTAGAAGAAACTCGTATTGGCGAAGGTATGACAGGGCATCCACCCATCATTGACGAGGATGCCATTCAGCGAGGAGCGGCAGCTATTACCCGCCTGGTTAAAGCCGCCGAAGGCTGCGATTCCACCTGTATCGTCGCAACCTCCGCCGTGCGGGACGCGTCCAACAAACAAGAGTTCGTCAATGCAGTGGAAAAAGCCTGCGGGCACGAGCTTCGCATTCTTTCAGGCGACGAGGAAGCTGAATTCATTGGAGACGCCTTAAAGTGCGATCCAGCCCTAACCAAACTCGAGTCCTATTCCCTTCTCGACCTAGGAGGAGGCAGCCTGGAGTGTATTCAGTTTTTAAATAGCCAGCTGCAAGCTGCAGAAAGCCTGAGACTGGGATCCGTCCGCTTGGCCTCGCTTCTAGTGAAAGATCGAGAGCAACCCCTATCATCCGACTGCCAGAAACGTATCTCCGACTACGTCAGAGAGCGCTGGCTCGCCTCGAAATTCCAAGCGAGAAGCAGTCCCTCTGAAATTGCTGTGCTCACTGGTGGAGCGGCCAAACATCTAGCCAGCTCGCTAAGCGAACGTCAGATAGAAGAAGGCATCTTCCTCGAAGAGTTCAAAAGGATGGGAGCCCATCTTTGTTCGCTAACCGCTAAGGGACGAGTAGAGGAATACAGGATACCGCCCAGCCGTTCCGACATTTTTCCGACCGCGATGGTAACCCTTGCGGCCTCCCTCGAATATCTTGGCTGCGAGCTACTTTATTTTTCCGAATTCAACCTACGATTCGGAGTCGCCTCCAAATTGCTGCACGGCTGA
- the metG gene encoding methionine--tRNA ligase: MKSFYITTAIDYANGSPHLGHAYEKVLTDVVARFRRLMGDDVYFLTGIDEHGQKVQQSAAKRDIQPIELCDEAAGQFKELCESLNISNDDFIRTTETRHKDVVRKILQDLFDRDEIYKAEYKGFYSARAEQFLQEKDMVDGKWPEIFGEVTEITESNYFFKLSKYQDWLIEHIKTHEDFIFPRFRAKQVLEFLKEPINDLCISRPKERLEWGIPLPFDDGYVTYVWFDALVNYISAVGYGTPDFEKYWPVDYHVIGKDILLPPHSVYWPIMLKAIGVEIPSSLLVHGWWSINGDKMSKSTGNFIEPSEFVKEYSVDALRYFLIREMSVGQDSDFSDELFTNRYNSDLANDLGNLLNRVLTMTPRYCGDTFPARSVDEEPEKELEEAWANTEGKVVELYEDFQFHKGLELTFAFIRSINRYAEQRSPWKLAKSEDQKDKDTCATALSLMAESLRRAVGLLEPVMPETTARVYELLGYESDAAWLERLKPSDALTGAKVGERVILFPKPQQEKK, from the coding sequence ATGAAGTCCTTTTACATCACTACCGCTATTGACTACGCGAACGGCTCCCCGCACCTCGGGCATGCCTACGAAAAGGTGCTGACCGATGTGGTTGCCCGCTTCCGCCGCTTAATGGGGGACGACGTTTATTTCCTAACCGGAATCGATGAACATGGCCAAAAGGTCCAGCAGTCTGCTGCCAAGCGTGATATCCAGCCCATCGAGCTTTGCGATGAAGCTGCAGGCCAATTCAAGGAACTCTGCGAGAGCCTCAACATCTCCAACGACGACTTCATTCGTACTACCGAGACCCGCCATAAGGACGTGGTTCGTAAGATTCTGCAGGACCTCTTCGATCGCGACGAAATCTACAAGGCCGAGTACAAGGGGTTCTACAGCGCTCGAGCGGAGCAGTTCTTACAGGAAAAGGACATGGTCGATGGCAAGTGGCCGGAAATTTTTGGAGAGGTAACAGAGATCACTGAGAGCAATTATTTCTTCAAGCTCAGCAAGTATCAGGACTGGCTCATCGAGCATATCAAGACCCACGAGGACTTTATCTTTCCCCGTTTCCGGGCAAAGCAGGTACTCGAATTTCTGAAGGAGCCCATCAACGATCTTTGTATCTCGCGCCCCAAGGAAAGATTGGAATGGGGGATACCACTTCCGTTTGACGACGGTTATGTGACCTACGTTTGGTTTGACGCGCTTGTTAACTACATCAGTGCGGTAGGATACGGCACTCCAGATTTCGAGAAGTATTGGCCCGTCGACTACCACGTTATCGGCAAAGATATCCTGCTTCCTCCGCACTCCGTTTACTGGCCTATCATGCTCAAAGCGATCGGCGTAGAAATCCCATCCAGTCTGCTCGTACACGGCTGGTGGTCGATCAATGGCGATAAGATGTCTAAGAGTACGGGCAACTTCATCGAACCGAGCGAATTTGTTAAGGAATACAGCGTCGATGCGCTGCGCTACTTCTTGATCCGGGAAATGAGCGTGGGACAAGACAGCGATTTTTCCGATGAACTTTTCACCAACCGCTACAACAGCGATCTCGCGAACGATCTTGGAAACCTGTTGAACCGAGTTCTAACCATGACTCCCCGATATTGTGGGGATACTTTTCCAGCTCGAAGCGTTGATGAAGAGCCAGAGAAGGAACTCGAAGAAGCGTGGGCCAACACGGAAGGCAAAGTCGTCGAGCTCTACGAGGATTTCCAATTTCACAAAGGTTTGGAACTTACCTTCGCCTTCATTCGCTCAATCAATCGCTACGCAGAGCAGCGGTCCCCGTGGAAGTTGGCCAAGTCCGAAGACCAGAAGGATAAAGACACTTGTGCGACAGCGCTGTCATTGATGGCAGAGTCTTTGCGACGAGCGGTTGGTTTGTTGGAGCCCGTTATGCCGGAAACGACTGCCCGTGTGTATGAGCTTCTCGGTTATGAGAGCGATGCTGCTTGGTTAGAACGTCTCAAGCCCAGTGACGCTTTAACAGGAGCCAAGGTCGGGGAACGCGTGATTCTCTTTCCGAAACCCCAGCAGGAGAAGAAATAG
- a CDS encoding lysophospholipid acyltransferase family protein: protein MSHDYSPTVYHISSSIAAGVLSQLLIGEVEGIQNVPSRGAVILAVNHASHFDPPLIGCLLRRHINFFARKTLWLNKAASWWLDKVGTIPVDRDGDSDIKAMKSTLSTLKNGGLLTLFPEGTRSPDGNLQKAKPGIGLIAAKSQATVIPCRIFNSAKVLSKGKVLPNFNLSVHMRYGEPITPETYDPGREAGKERYQIVADRIMAEIAKLTRPRPLAI, encoded by the coding sequence ATGTCCCACGACTATTCTCCCACCGTCTACCACATCAGCTCCTCCATCGCCGCCGGAGTCCTGAGCCAGTTGCTAATTGGCGAGGTGGAAGGCATCCAGAACGTTCCCTCGCGTGGAGCGGTTATTCTCGCCGTCAATCATGCCAGCCACTTCGATCCTCCTTTGATCGGCTGCCTGCTGCGACGCCATATCAACTTCTTCGCCCGCAAGACCCTGTGGCTCAACAAGGCGGCCAGCTGGTGGCTGGATAAGGTCGGGACTATCCCAGTCGACCGCGATGGGGACTCGGACATCAAAGCGATGAAGTCCACCCTCTCCACGCTCAAAAACGGCGGACTGCTAACGCTATTCCCCGAAGGTACGAGATCGCCAGACGGCAATCTGCAAAAGGCAAAACCAGGCATCGGCCTGATCGCCGCCAAATCGCAAGCCACCGTGATTCCCTGCCGCATCTTCAATTCCGCCAAGGTTCTCTCCAAAGGAAAGGTTCTGCCCAATTTCAACCTAAGCGTGCATATGCGCTATGGTGAGCCGATTACGCCGGAGACCTACGACCCGGGACGGGAAGCGGGAAAAGAGCGCTACCAAATCGTAGCCGACCGGATCATGGCCGAAATCGCTAAACTCACCCGTCCGCGGCCCTTAGCCATTTGA
- a CDS encoding prepilin-type N-terminal cleavage/methylation domain-containing protein, whose product MLRVSPHARRKQNQKAFTLMEVMVAAVILTIAGLGTLTGLLQARKMTEGSIMMATATNIAQGYVEQLKSIDFSMLDQTTITELISQGVADSLNVSPMVSDPESGNDQTDVVNTRAIDINNTPEKDTDDLLINLVLYISDITDSGSGIGDAREIILRWSYVDNTNGAAVPVESTVFAIRSKIPTF is encoded by the coding sequence ATGCTTAGAGTCAGTCCACACGCCAGGCGTAAACAAAACCAAAAGGCTTTCACACTTATGGAAGTCATGGTTGCTGCTGTCATCTTGACCATCGCGGGCTTGGGCACTCTTACCGGTCTGCTTCAGGCCAGAAAGATGACAGAGGGCTCTATCATGATGGCGACTGCCACCAATATCGCCCAAGGTTATGTAGAGCAGCTCAAGAGCATCGACTTTAGCATGCTTGACCAAACCACGATCACCGAGCTGATCAGCCAAGGAGTTGCGGACTCCTTGAACGTCTCGCCCATGGTATCAGATCCGGAATCGGGGAACGATCAAACCGACGTCGTTAATACTCGAGCCATAGACATCAACAACACGCCAGAAAAGGACACCGACGACCTTCTCATCAATCTGGTATTGTACATCTCGGACATCACCGATTCGGGCTCTGGAATCGGAGACGCTCGGGAAATAATTCTACGCTGGAGCTACGTGGACAACACGAACGGAGCTGCAGTGCCAGTGGAAAGCACAGTCTTCGCCATCCGGTCGAAAATACCGACTTTTTAA
- a CDS encoding type IV pilus modification PilV family protein → MSKQPKAKQFTKKLQAFTIMEAMVAISILSITGFGALTGLLQARKMTEGSIYVATSTNVAQGYIEQLKSMDFRFLDEAVIEDLMSQGAADSLSVSPLPSNFETGNADTDIVNSKWIDINNTPTDAGDDLKIDIFLYIDDTTDEANGIGDSRKIVLRWEYLDNSSGTDVPVSNTLYTIRSRVPTF, encoded by the coding sequence ATGTCGAAGCAGCCTAAAGCGAAGCAGTTCACAAAAAAACTCCAAGCGTTCACCATTATGGAGGCGATGGTCGCTATCTCAATTCTGTCCATTACAGGATTTGGAGCGCTCACCGGCTTACTGCAGGCCCGAAAAATGACCGAGGGCTCAATTTACGTAGCCACCTCCACGAATGTTGCTCAAGGCTACATCGAGCAGCTCAAAAGCATGGACTTTCGCTTCCTAGACGAAGCCGTGATCGAAGATCTAATGAGCCAAGGGGCCGCTGATTCTCTTTCGGTATCACCCCTTCCATCCAACTTCGAAACCGGAAATGCCGACACTGACATCGTCAACTCGAAGTGGATCGACATCAACAACACGCCGACCGACGCAGGCGACGATCTCAAAATCGATATCTTCCTCTATATCGATGACACGACAGACGAGGCCAATGGGATAGGAGATTCCAGAAAGATTGTGCTGCGTTGGGAGTATTTGGACAACTCTTCCGGTACGGATGTACCTGTCAGCAACACACTCTACACCATCCGTTCTCGGGTACCCACCTTCTGA
- the menD gene encoding 2-succinyl-5-enolpyruvyl-6-hydroxy-3-cyclohexene-1-carboxylic-acid synthase — MDKSWVNANELWADVIAETLYRKGVSTVVTCPGSRSSPLTFAFARHPEIEAIPILDERSGAFFALGLAKKTGNPVAIVCTSGSAVANFFPAVVEASELGVPLVVLTADRPAEMRDCSAGQTIDQVKFFGGYVRKQVELAVPEAKLEMLRYLRQTVCYLLDVAVAPNRGPVQLNIPFRDPLIPVEETGFVSPLEPGDFASFFSHLEPSDPLPIAQAELPQKIALSSSGLILVGPVSPANEETWLDNLATFANRLGWPLLADAISPVRSHASAFESLICGYDTIIRNRELCHELVPERIIVVGSLPTSKALRSWIGEHDLEMTVLSDRPVNWDATHSRSNHVYADFEFGGVLVDSGNESSYTRRWLDLERIVAAEYDQRFGKTESLFEAKLAWTLSKQLPEEASLCVSNSMPPRDMEFYFGRNDLGVSVFSSRGANGIDGILSTAMGVAHGGENTFLLTGDLALLHDTNGALISKLLKGSLTILLVNNSGGGIFEMLPVSQFEDVFEKHYGTDQKVDFSDWAKTYGIRYELIEDWQTMQEKLREEPEGVRLLEIRTDRKADTLTRKTWFAEIRELLS, encoded by the coding sequence ATGGATAAGAGCTGGGTAAACGCTAACGAGCTGTGGGCTGATGTCATAGCGGAAACGCTGTACAGAAAAGGAGTATCCACAGTTGTTACCTGTCCCGGATCTCGGAGTTCTCCACTGACTTTTGCTTTTGCTCGACATCCAGAAATTGAGGCAATCCCGATCTTAGACGAACGTTCAGGGGCATTCTTCGCATTGGGTTTAGCTAAGAAGACAGGAAACCCTGTGGCCATCGTCTGCACATCAGGATCCGCCGTGGCCAACTTTTTCCCTGCGGTCGTGGAAGCAAGCGAGCTAGGCGTGCCTCTGGTTGTCCTAACTGCGGATCGGCCTGCGGAGATGCGTGATTGCTCGGCTGGTCAGACCATCGATCAGGTGAAGTTTTTTGGTGGATACGTTCGGAAGCAAGTCGAGCTGGCAGTACCGGAGGCGAAACTCGAGATGTTACGCTATCTAAGGCAAACGGTTTGCTACCTTTTGGATGTTGCTGTCGCTCCGAATCGTGGACCTGTCCAACTTAACATACCTTTCAGAGATCCGCTCATTCCTGTTGAGGAGACCGGATTTGTCTCTCCGCTAGAGCCGGGAGATTTCGCAAGTTTCTTTTCTCACCTGGAGCCATCCGACCCGCTTCCGATAGCGCAAGCGGAGCTGCCTCAAAAGATCGCTCTCTCCTCAAGTGGCCTTATTCTGGTAGGACCAGTTTCTCCTGCGAATGAGGAAACTTGGCTTGATAATCTGGCGACTTTTGCCAACCGCTTGGGGTGGCCGCTGCTGGCGGATGCCATAAGCCCCGTCCGCTCGCATGCCAGTGCTTTTGAGTCTTTGATCTGCGGATACGATACGATTATTCGTAATAGAGAACTCTGTCACGAGCTCGTGCCCGAACGGATTATTGTGGTGGGTTCTTTGCCTACCAGCAAAGCGTTGCGATCCTGGATTGGGGAGCATGATTTGGAGATGACTGTTTTGAGCGATCGTCCGGTGAATTGGGATGCGACTCATTCGAGATCGAATCATGTTTATGCCGATTTTGAGTTCGGCGGTGTTCTTGTCGATTCGGGAAATGAATCTAGCTATACCAGACGCTGGTTGGATTTGGAGCGAATCGTAGCGGCGGAGTACGATCAACGTTTCGGGAAAACGGAGTCTTTGTTTGAGGCTAAGTTGGCTTGGACTTTGTCGAAACAGTTGCCGGAGGAAGCAAGCCTTTGCGTATCCAACAGTATGCCTCCGCGGGACATGGAATTTTATTTCGGGCGAAACGATCTCGGAGTTTCTGTCTTCTCTTCTCGTGGCGCCAATGGAATCGATGGAATTTTGTCGACTGCCATGGGAGTCGCCCACGGTGGCGAAAATACCTTTTTGCTTACGGGAGATCTTGCTCTTTTACACGATACCAATGGAGCTCTGATCTCGAAGCTTCTCAAGGGGAGCTTAACAATCCTATTGGTGAACAACTCGGGTGGGGGAATCTTTGAAATGCTACCGGTTTCGCAATTCGAGGATGTATTCGAAAAACATTACGGAACGGATCAGAAAGTTGACTTCTCGGATTGGGCCAAGACCTATGGAATTCGGTACGAGCTGATTGAGGATTGGCAGACCATGCAAGAAAAGCTGCGTGAGGAGCCTGAAGGGGTACGCTTGCTGGAGATTCGTACTGACCGCAAGGCGGATACTCTGACGCGGAAAACCTGGTTCGCCGAAATTAGAGAGCTTCTGAGCTAA
- the cmk gene encoding (d)CMP kinase produces the protein MPKKDFIIVAIDGGAAAGKSSTSRALSSRFNLMHVDTGSFYRATTLKLLEAGVPAQAGEALVTGLAGLQLDTKTEGNQASIVINGWTPDAAIRSEQVNANVSHYAAIPEVRKFLFDYQRSQAEIAKERGFAGLVMEGRDIGSIIFPEADLRLYLYADPAKRAARRAAEGLTDSIEQRDKMDSSRKSAPLQVPEGATLVDSSELNLEQVVEHVSELVSAAYEN, from the coding sequence ATGCCTAAAAAAGACTTTATTATCGTCGCTATCGACGGAGGAGCTGCCGCTGGAAAAAGCTCCACCTCCCGAGCTCTAAGCTCGCGGTTCAACCTAATGCATGTAGACACGGGCTCTTTCTACCGAGCCACTACGTTGAAACTGCTCGAAGCAGGCGTGCCCGCCCAAGCGGGCGAAGCGCTCGTAACCGGTTTGGCCGGCTTGCAGCTCGATACAAAAACCGAGGGCAACCAAGCCTCCATCGTCATCAATGGCTGGACTCCCGACGCCGCTATTCGCAGCGAGCAGGTGAACGCAAATGTGTCGCACTACGCAGCCATTCCAGAGGTGAGGAAATTCCTCTTCGACTACCAACGCTCCCAAGCGGAAATCGCGAAAGAGCGCGGATTCGCGGGGCTAGTTATGGAAGGCCGGGATATTGGTTCCATTATCTTTCCTGAAGCCGATCTTCGTCTCTACCTCTACGCCGATCCCGCCAAACGGGCTGCCCGCCGGGCCGCTGAGGGACTCACCGATAGCATTGAACAGCGGGACAAGATGGACAGCAGCCGCAAAAGCGCTCCGCTCCAAGTGCCTGAAGGAGCTACCTTGGTCGATTCTTCAGAACTAAACCTCGAGCAAGTCGTGGAGCACGTTTCCGAACTCGTCTCCGCAGCATACGAAAATTAA
- the rsmI gene encoding 16S rRNA (cytidine(1402)-2'-O)-methyltransferase encodes MSTDNPSLTPEAGHLYVVATPIGNLADISQRALSLLSKVDSIACEDTRTTGSMLTKLDIRRPLIAYHDHNEKRAASSIVEKLQAGESVALVSDAGTPAISDPGFRVARECQRLSLPVVPIPGACAVTSLLSVSGLPTDAFFFAGFLPPKSAARRRFFEEYRDFKHTIALYESTHRIEKMTAELEDVLGPDRVVCIGRELTKKFETIRSGRIADIREQMSSSSKKGEFVVLIAPDGYAL; translated from the coding sequence ATGTCAACAGACAACCCTTCACTCACTCCAGAGGCGGGCCACCTCTACGTGGTGGCCACTCCTATCGGCAACTTGGCGGATATAAGCCAAAGGGCCCTTTCTTTGCTCTCTAAAGTCGATTCCATAGCGTGCGAGGACACTCGCACCACGGGATCAATGCTCACTAAGCTGGATATCAGGAGGCCGCTCATCGCCTACCACGACCACAACGAAAAGCGTGCGGCCAGCTCGATCGTCGAGAAACTACAAGCGGGAGAATCCGTGGCGTTGGTCTCCGACGCGGGCACGCCTGCCATTTCGGATCCGGGGTTTCGTGTCGCAAGGGAATGCCAACGCTTGAGCCTTCCCGTTGTTCCGATTCCTGGAGCTTGTGCAGTTACTTCCCTCCTCAGCGTAAGCGGGCTGCCAACCGACGCATTTTTCTTCGCGGGCTTCCTTCCGCCCAAATCAGCGGCCCGTCGCCGTTTCTTTGAAGAGTATCGGGATTTTAAGCACACCATCGCCCTCTACGAATCCACGCATCGTATCGAAAAGATGACAGCGGAACTGGAGGACGTGCTCGGCCCTGACCGAGTCGTCTGCATCGGCCGAGAGCTCACCAAGAAATTCGAGACCATCCGCTCCGGCCGCATCGCCGACATCCGAGAACAGATGAGCTCGTCCAGCAAGAAAGGCGAATTCGTCGTCCTTATCGCCCCAGATGGCTACGCACTCTAG
- a CDS encoding type II secretion system protein codes for MRRRFPTKLRAAFSLAEVMVTTVVAGLVMGATMTFLIRTTDFAAYNEGKLLVNRDIRKFTSELSDYATYSNLFVIYESFTDRTEVEDGYSGDFLVLGFLDEDDPTLYTKLVGYYRSGTEEEEGPVRKFNITYETPQDKPIEELLPSVDSLDEHEEVVELTKGLSNGQLFYNFFGRSITVQGQILHHGNKIKRATNTYNFTISPRG; via the coding sequence ATGAGACGCCGATTCCCAACAAAGCTCCGAGCGGCCTTTTCCCTTGCGGAGGTGATGGTGACTACTGTGGTCGCTGGATTGGTGATGGGTGCCACCATGACATTCCTGATACGCACAACGGATTTCGCTGCCTACAACGAAGGCAAGCTACTCGTGAATAGGGATATCAGAAAATTCACCAGTGAACTGAGCGACTACGCCACCTATTCGAACCTTTTTGTTATCTACGAATCATTCACGGACCGAACTGAGGTCGAAGACGGATATTCGGGAGATTTCCTGGTCCTTGGCTTTTTGGATGAAGACGACCCCACTTTGTACACCAAATTAGTTGGATACTATCGCTCGGGAACAGAAGAGGAAGAAGGTCCAGTCCGTAAATTCAACATCACTTACGAGACGCCGCAGGACAAACCGATCGAAGAACTGCTGCCTTCAGTCGATTCCCTCGATGAGCACGAGGAGGTAGTGGAGCTGACGAAGGGCCTCAGCAATGGTCAGCTATTCTACAATTTCTTCGGACGCAGCATAACGGTTCAGGGCCAAATCCTTCATCACGGCAACAAAATCAAACGGGCCACCAACACCTACAACTTTACGATATCTCCGAGGGGTTGA